In Blastopirellula sediminis, the following proteins share a genomic window:
- a CDS encoding cytochrome c oxidase assembly factor Coa1 family protein: MRKRRGGALKIVLLSFVITFLIGSLLCTGIGYLYFNTPTSNYLERNVKAAYGHSPAMVEHIGEWQSSSINFTHNGELAAEFGRATFCMDVVGSKGTGRLYIMGPIDIDQEGYFTQAFLKVGDETYELGPGRPK; this comes from the coding sequence TTGCGAAAGCGACGTGGCGGCGCCTTGAAGATCGTTCTCCTCTCATTCGTCATCACATTCCTGATTGGGTCGCTGCTTTGTACCGGCATCGGCTACTTGTACTTCAATACGCCGACGTCGAATTACCTGGAACGGAACGTCAAAGCGGCTTACGGGCACTCTCCCGCGATGGTCGAACACATCGGCGAGTGGCAGTCCAGCTCGATCAACTTCACCCACAATGGAGAACTGGCTGCAGAATTTGGCCGCGCCACTTTCTGCATGGACGTCGTTGGCTCGAAGGGGACCGGGCGACTCTACATTATGGGCCCTATCGATATTGATCAGGAGGGTTATTTCACACAGGCCTTTTTGAAAGTCGGCGACGAAACGTACGAACTAGGCCCCGGCCGTCCCAAGTAA
- a CDS encoding cytochrome c oxidase assembly factor 1 family protein, with the protein MADDRFVVEDHVPPNSPQTKSSGGIGRWILGCVFAAILTPFLLTCGCCGAVLVIGGNRVAQDAVAAVQNDPTFQAEIGKNASASIDYGNFLAEGSDKKVFNVTGENGSGKLKASYVGDFVISMVLEKDGKSWDLQVEDPDPSEYSVDDSFLVDIEDSPVLQAELGEIKHLEHSFRGTLRDDDLNAFHYEVVGEKGRGRITSYLNDDGDLESAKLEIGQRVVDLKVGVGAEEDAD; encoded by the coding sequence ATGGCAGACGATCGCTTTGTCGTAGAAGATCATGTCCCCCCGAACTCGCCGCAGACCAAGTCGAGCGGGGGAATAGGACGCTGGATCCTGGGATGTGTTTTTGCTGCGATCCTTACGCCGTTTCTACTTACCTGCGGGTGCTGCGGGGCAGTGCTTGTGATTGGTGGAAATCGAGTCGCCCAGGACGCGGTCGCAGCTGTCCAGAATGACCCCACATTTCAGGCGGAAATCGGGAAGAACGCTTCGGCCAGTATTGATTACGGCAATTTTCTTGCGGAAGGATCTGACAAGAAGGTTTTCAATGTGACCGGCGAAAACGGCAGCGGTAAGCTTAAGGCTTCCTACGTGGGGGACTTCGTCATCTCGATGGTACTGGAAAAGGATGGCAAGTCATGGGATCTGCAAGTCGAAGATCCTGACCCGTCGGAGTATAGCGTGGACGACAGCTTCTTGGTGGATATTGAAGACTCTCCGGTTTTGCAAGCCGAGCTGGGAGAAATCAAGCATTTGGAGCATAGCTTTCGCGGCACCCTGCGCGATGACGATCTCAACGCGTTCCATTATGAGGTCGTGGGCGAAAAGGGACGCGGCCGGATCACGTCGTACCTTAACGACGACGGAGATTTGGAATCTGCGAAGTTAGAGATCGGGCAAAGGGTCGTCGATCTGAAGGTTGGAGTCGGCGCAGAGGAAGACGCCGATTAG